In a genomic window of Erigeron canadensis isolate Cc75 chromosome 5, C_canadensis_v1, whole genome shotgun sequence:
- the LOC122600719 gene encoding polygalacturonase At1g48100-like → MGLSFYTFVIFFLSLIVHFSSINSRSLIDISLAPSLAPQPAITPNIVQSTSTIFDVRSSGAVGDGVTDDTQAFKLAWDSACQSDKPATLLVPKHYSFLIQSTIFTGSCGNGVVFQVEGTIMAPDGPSVWPKGMSKRQWLVFYRVNGMVLQGGGVIDGRGEKWWDLPCKPHKGPKGTTSPGPCDSPVAIRFFMSTNVTVQGIKVKNSPQFHFRFDGCNGIHIDSLNIKAPSLSPNTDGIHIENTNDVTIYNSLISNGDDCVSIGAGSYNVDIKNITCGPSHGISIGSLGSRNTRACVSNISVADSVIKHSDNGVRIKTWQGGFGSVSKVKFMNIHMDTVRNPIMIDQYYCQTKGMCPNQTSAVRIFDITYQKITGTYDFRSPAVHLGCSDSVPCTNLTFSEVELVPSQGQNILSPYCWNAYGNLQTLTIPPVFCLLDGNPVSLIDANTDDQC, encoded by the exons ATGGGACTATCTTTCTACACATTTGTGATCTTTTTCTTGAGTCTTATTGTTCATTTTAGTTCAATCAATTCTCGGTCACTTATCGACATTTCGTTAGCTCCTTCTCTTGCTCCCCAACCAGCTATTACACCCAATATTGTTCAATCCACTTCTACTATTTTTGATGTAAGGTCGTCTGGGGCTGTTGGGGATGGTGTTACCGATGATACACAAGCTTTCAAGTTGGCATGGGATTCCGCTTGCCAAAGTGACAAACCGGCAACGCTTCTTGTTCCAAAACATTATAGCTTCTTGATACAGTCTACTATTTTCACTGGAAGTTGTGGCAATGGGGTTGTGTTTCAG GTTGAAGGGACTATAATGGCACCCGATGGACCAAGTGTGTGGCCAAAAGGTATGAGCAAGAGACAATGGCTTGTGTTTTATAGGGTAAATGGCATGGTTTTACAAGGTGGTGGAGTTATTGATGGAAGGGGAGAGAAGTGGTGGGATCTTCCTTGCAAACCTCACAag GGACCAAAGGGAACAACTTCGCCGGGTCCGTGTGACAGCCCCGTT GCCATTAGGTTTTTCATGAGCACAAATGTAACAGTTCAAGGAATTAAAGTGAAGAACAGTCCACAATTCCATTTCAGGTTTGATGGGTGTAACGGCATACACATCGATTCACTGAATATCAAAGCTCCTTCTCTAAGTCCCAACACAGATGGAATCCATATCGAGAACACAAACGATGTGACGATATACAATTCACTCATATCCAACG GTGATGATTGTGTCTCGATTGGGGCAGGAAGTTATAATGTGGACATAAAGAACATAACATGTGGTCCAAGCCATGGGATAAG CATCGGCAGTCTCGGAAGCCGTAATACACGAGCATGCGTATCAAATATAAGCGTCGCAGATTCAGTGATCAAGCATTCAGATAACGGTGTCCGAATCAAGACATGGCAAGGCGGATTTGGTTCGGTGTCAAAAGTTAAGTTCATGAACATCCATATGGACACTGTTAGGAACCCCATCATGATTGACCAATACTATTGCCAAACCAAAGGAATGTGCCCAAACCAGACATCAGCGGTTCGTATATTTGACATAACATACCAAAAGATTACTGGAACTTATGATTTTAGAAGCCCGGCAGTGCATTTAGGGTGCAGTGATAGCGTACCGTGTACTAATTTGACATTCTCTGAAGTGGAATTGGTGCCTTCACAAGGCCAAAACATATTGAGTCCATATTGTTGGAATGCATATGGAAATCTACAAACTCTTACTATTCCACCAGTTTTCTGCTTATTGGATGGTAACCCTGTATCTTTGATTGATGCTAATACTGATGATCAGTGTTGA